The genomic stretch CCATTTTGCACCAGTCAAAAATCCGCCCCTGATATATGTAGTTTTAAGTagagagagaaaaaatattttgtttatatatatataatagctagctagaaaaaaaacaatacactGGAAGCTTGACTTGGCTATTAGATAAAGTCAGGGTCAGCGAATTGATTCGTGAAGTGGAGACAACATCCACAATAAAGTCTTACATTGTCGCataagaaacattttaaaattcgttttcAGCAAAAAAGTGTTCGccagtcttttttttttttaaaaaaaatgatttactaAGTGTTTTTACTTACCACATGCTTTCACATTGTGCTTCATCTATAACATAACTGACCACATTTTTTGGTAAACAGAACTATTTAGCAATTCTTGTCCTCTGACACTAAGCAGAAATTTTGGGTGGGCAAATACTTGTTTTAATTCGCCATAAATTGGTATTTCAGGCTCACCATTCTCATCAcatggaaataatttttttaggcaCAACTGTGTGCTCCAAATATAGCACCCCAGCACACCTCTCACTTGTAAAACTTTCAACTGGTCCTCTATGATAGAATTATGAGGGCACACCACTAATAATATATTTTGAACACTTTTTCTGGGCAAAAAGTTTGCCAACAAAGAAACAACAGAGATTTCCCAAATCCAGTAGGTAAAACGTCAATAACATATCCATTTAAAAGATGCTCGAAACATTCAACTTGCTGTGGCTTTAAGATAatgttatttatattattaattaaaaaagtttgttgcaATCTACAAAATAATTGCAATGTCTTGTCCATTTTGAAAAACGGAACCCTTTTTAACCCAGTTTAACTCACCGTTTgctttttgaattaattttaatttcttagTTTTACTCCGTATATGGATGTCACATATCGATATAAAGAACTGTCGACATTTATCAAAAGTGCTGACGCTGCAGTCTACACCCAAGATTTCTGAAAGCGGCTGGATCCAGGGCCTTCTTCTTCGCGTccccgatatcaaaaaagcaaaaggaggtcctggggacgaggttggtcagCTACAGTCCCGTAAAGTATGCTAAAGCGTATCTTTTTTAACATCCATCCAGGAAATGTGTTAAATAGTTTGCTTTGAAATCATGCGCACAAAATATCTAATCGTTTGATCTTTTATAGCTACTGAAGCAAAATTAAtgtatagataaaaaaatcttcTGTAAATTAACTATGTTGCAGCTTATTCTTATATGGACACTTAGTGCTAAATTCGCATGCGGTGTGCGTTGGTACAACGATAAAACATTTCGCTTACCACAAAGAGAGCCCGTAAAGGTTGGATATACACGCGAAGTTAATTTGGCAATAGGAAGAACACACGTATTAAAGACATTAAGTGTAAACCCACCTATATTTGAAGTAAAGAACTTTCTCTCTTACGAGGAATGTGAGTACTTAATCTACCTGGCGAAAAACGAAGGCTTGCAAAACAGCCCCACGCATCCAGAATTGTTGAATTTTTACACAACTCTCGAAGTGTTCATGGAATGGGATACTAACAATGACTCGTACATAGAACCAATCGAATTCACttacatcaaaggaaaaggGGACTTGTATCTCACCGAGTTGGAAATAATGAAAATGTTGGATCACTTAAAAATGGACAAAGATCACGACAATAGAATCAACTTTTCCGAATTTCTTGTTACGACagcagaaaaaataaaagagtatTTTGTTCATTTGTATAAAACAAGACCTTATTTGAGAAGCAGATACAGTGAGCAAGCTTGGCTTTGGCATTATGGAGTGTACGATGACCTATTGGAGGGATTTCATGAAAGATTGTCTGCTCTCACTCTTCTTCCGCATGATTTGATAGAAGTTAGCGAGCCAATGCaggtaaaaacttttttccctaAAAACACACAGAAACGtggaaaaacatcgttaaaaattttttttcacagaaTCCTTTGCATTCGTAAAAATTAAGTGTACACACTTAATTTTAAGttggaaaaatttgtttgtaaatttctaatttgc from Hydractinia symbiolongicarpus strain clone_291-10 chromosome 12, HSymV2.1, whole genome shotgun sequence encodes the following:
- the LOC130622644 gene encoding transmembrane prolyl 4-hydroxylase-like; protein product: MLQLILIWTLSAKFACGVRWYNDKTFRLPQREPVKVGYTREVNLAIGRTHVLKTLSVNPPIFEVKNFLSYEECEYLIYLAKNEGLQNSPTHPELLNFYTTLEVFMEWDTNNDSYIEPIEFTYIKGKGDLYLTELEIMKMLDHLKMDKDHDNRINFSEFLVTTAEKIKEYFVHLYKTRPYLRSRYSEQAWLWHYGVYDDLLEGFHERLSALTLLPHDLIEVSEPMQVVHYGDGGHYHCHHDSNEVDSSLPCCTYENQNSSACRLCRFLTVMFFLNNVTYGGETAFQLADNETFASEAWESEAVRKCNLVDNCEESNLVIKPVKGTAIMWYNHEIDQASGWLGELNPMTYHGGCDVTDHDKWIANVWINIIGGKGTRDSYNGWLGKRMVDMKEDL